DNA from Amycolatopsis sp. DSM 110486:
CTCGCTCGCGCTCGCGGCCCTGGCCGTGGCGGCGGTGCTCGCCGCCGGCACGGGTCTCGCCGCCGGCCCCCGCGCACCCCGCACCGCATGACGCCCGAGCCGAACCTCGCCGACGTCGTGGCCCGCCTCCGGCGCGCCATGCGCCGCGCCGCGCGCACGGCTGACCCGGACAACACGCTGTCGGTCGCGCAGCTCGAACTGCTCTCGTGCCTGGCCGAGAATCCCGGCGCCCGCCCGAGCCGCGTCGCGCAGTTGCTGAAGCTCGCGCCGAACTCCGTCACGACCATGGTCACCGGGCTGCGAGCGCGTGATCTCGTCACGCGCACCAGCGGCAGTGAGGACCGGCGGACGGTCGAGCTCGAACTGACCGAGAGCGGGCGCGCGGCCGTGGACCGCTACAAGCACCACAACGCCGAGATCCTCGCCGCGGCGATCGACCGGCTGCACCCGGCGTGGCGGCACCTGATCGCGTCGGCGATTCCGGCGCTGGCCGAGCTCGTGGGCGCCATCGACCAGCTCGCCGAGACCGGCGCGCCGCACACCGAGCGTCCCTGAAGGACGGTCAGGCGCGGGCGATCGCCAGCGGTACC
Protein-coding regions in this window:
- a CDS encoding MarR family winged helix-turn-helix transcriptional regulator, with the translated sequence MTPEPNLADVVARLRRAMRRAARTADPDNTLSVAQLELLSCLAENPGARPSRVAQLLKLAPNSVTTMVTGLRARDLVTRTSGSEDRRTVELELTESGRAAVDRYKHHNAEILAAAIDRLHPAWRHLIASAIPALAELVGAIDQLAETGAPHTERP